One Phaseolus vulgaris cultivar G19833 chromosome 11, P. vulgaris v2.0, whole genome shotgun sequence genomic window carries:
- the LOC137818562 gene encoding tetraspanin-19 isoform X1 translates to MVRVLRSCIQSILKLVNSVIGMAGLAMILYSAWMIRVWQRKMGDLPFDHDSDYPPPWFIYTFLGLGAAFCVVTCLGHVAAETANGCSLYLYMVFVVLLLMLEAAITVDVFVNQDWEKDFPMDPSGSFDQFKNFIRSNYEMCKWVGLFLVSVQGLSLLLAMILKALGPHQYYDSDDEYAPDRVPLLKNAPPQYVVVDPGYAHGNDAWNRVSGKSNR, encoded by the exons ATGGTGAGGGTGTTGAGAAGCTGCATTCAATCCATATTGAAGCTGGTGAACTCGGTGATTGGGATGGCCGGGCTGGCCATGATTCTATACTCCGCTTGGATGATTAGGGTTTGGCAGAGGAAGATGGGTGACCTTCCCTTTGATCATGATTCTGATTACCCACCTCCATG GTTCATTTACACGTTTCTTGGCCTTGGAGCTGCGTTCTGCGTAGTAACTTGTTTAGGTCATGTTGCCGCTGAAACTGCCAATGGCTGTTCCCTGTATTTG TATATGGTGTTTGTGGTTTTGCTTCTCATGCTGGAGGCTGCAATAACTGTTGATGTATTTGTGAATCAGGACTGGGAGAAg GACTTCCCGATGGACCCCTCAGGGAGTTTTGATCAGTTCAAGAATTTTATCAGGTCAAATTACGAGATGTGCAAATGGGTAGGCCTGTTTCTTGTTTCTGTACAG GGACTCTCTTTATTATTGGCAATGATACTCAAAGCACTAGGACCACATCAATATTATGACAGTGATGATGAATATGCTCCTGACAGGGTGCCACTCTTGAAGAATGCTCCACCTCAATATGTTGTCGTTGATCCAGGATATGCACATGGAAATGATGCATGGAATAGGGTAAGTGGCAAG TCAAATAGGTAA
- the LOC137818573 gene encoding uncharacterized protein: protein MANVAILELNRNCAKTVEEIVKLERKIFPKHESLASFFHDELKKKNSGLLYLHVDCELAGYVMYSWPSSLYASITKLAVKEQWRGQGHGETLLKAAIEKCRTRKVSRIMLHVDPLRTPAVNLYKKHGFQVDTLIQGYYSSDRNAYRMYLDLDSS from the exons ATGGCGAATGTGGCGATTCTTGAGCTCAATAGAAACTGTGCCAAGACAGTGGAAGAGATAGTGAAATTGGAAAGAAAGATCTTTCCAAAACACGAATCACTAGCTTCATTCTTTCACGATGaactgaaaaagaagaacagtGGATTGCTTTATCTTCACGTGGATTGCGAGCTTGCAGGCTACGTCATGTATTCTTGGCCTTCTTCCTTGTACGCCTCCATCACCAAGCTCGCAG TGAAGGAGCAATGGAGGGGACAAGGCCACGGAGAGACTCTGTTGAAAGCAGCAATTGAGAAATGCAGGACAAGAAAAGTTTCGCGCATAATGCTTCACGTCGATCCCTTGAGGACTCCTGCAGTGAATCTTTACAAGAAACATGGTTTCCAAGTTGACACTCTGATTCAAGGCTACTACTCCTCAGATAGAAATGCTTATAGAATGTACCTGGACCTTGATTCAAGTTAA
- the LOC137818562 gene encoding tetraspanin-19 isoform X2: protein MVRVLRSCIQSILKLVNSVIGMAGLAMILYSAWMIRVWQRKMGDLPFDHDSDYPPPWFIYTFLGLGAAFCVVTCLGHVAAETANGCSLYLYMVFVVLLLMLEAAITVDVFVNQDWEKDFPMDPSGSFDQFKNFIRSNYEMCKWVGLFLVSVQGLSLLLAMILKALGPHQYYDSDDEYAPDRVPLLKNAPPQYVVVDPGYAHGNDAWNRSNR, encoded by the exons ATGGTGAGGGTGTTGAGAAGCTGCATTCAATCCATATTGAAGCTGGTGAACTCGGTGATTGGGATGGCCGGGCTGGCCATGATTCTATACTCCGCTTGGATGATTAGGGTTTGGCAGAGGAAGATGGGTGACCTTCCCTTTGATCATGATTCTGATTACCCACCTCCATG GTTCATTTACACGTTTCTTGGCCTTGGAGCTGCGTTCTGCGTAGTAACTTGTTTAGGTCATGTTGCCGCTGAAACTGCCAATGGCTGTTCCCTGTATTTG TATATGGTGTTTGTGGTTTTGCTTCTCATGCTGGAGGCTGCAATAACTGTTGATGTATTTGTGAATCAGGACTGGGAGAAg GACTTCCCGATGGACCCCTCAGGGAGTTTTGATCAGTTCAAGAATTTTATCAGGTCAAATTACGAGATGTGCAAATGGGTAGGCCTGTTTCTTGTTTCTGTACAG GGACTCTCTTTATTATTGGCAATGATACTCAAAGCACTAGGACCACATCAATATTATGACAGTGATGATGAATATGCTCCTGACAGGGTGCCACTCTTGAAGAATGCTCCACCTCAATATGTTGTCGTTGATCCAGGATATGCACATGGAAATGATGCATGGAATAGG TCAAATAGGTAA